In a genomic window of Rhododendron vialii isolate Sample 1 chromosome 12a, ASM3025357v1:
- the LOC131309706 gene encoding uncharacterized protein LOC131309706 yields MLPRAMIWGPMYSGKKKSRGSLLAFRTYLDELSGTQVDWNPWSGAEPEPAYLAESRVVTASRVLLESAFGWRWYLGDRVTRQSLGALDFQVPGPLPPHASHTDKYTLAELRRFTVPTGLAAFLRPERDYAVYRRQHLARPLGVLEHVAVQSEALEAGEERRSRESRASRPRERSDYATATGLPRLSWTLAVRDTAGEEAIVRFEPARTDPAEITGPCVHLACILILSRNMSQAPIEWASMPKLLASSLNISRGLANTILEGGQLKIMRLIKMYSPDGDLASDDAQARRRFALVICLLAAYLLVPADGRVSPSLVSVAAQMGARRNVVPLVLAETLLVVAVRQVESLASSGSGLESLSEEDPSKGDAVSGHGHRRLVCVHAANAA; encoded by the exons atgctcccccGTGCCATGATTTGGGGTCCTATGTACAGCGGGAAAAAGAAGTccagagggagcctcctagcttTCCGGACCTACCTCGACGAGCTGTCTGGCACTCAG GTGGATTGGAACCCTTGGAGCGGCGCTGAGCCTGAGCCTGCGTACTTGGCGGagagcagggtggtgactgCGAGCCGGGTGCTTTTGGAGTCGgccttcgggtggcggtggtacctgggtgaccgggtgacacggcagtcactagGCGCTCTTGACTTTCAGGTGCCGGGGCCACTTCCTCCTCACGCTTCCCACACGGACAAGTATACCCTGGCTGAGCTGAGGCGCTTCACTGTTCCGACCGGGCTGgctgcttttctgaggcctGAGCGTGACTACGCCGTATACCGGAGGCAGCACCTGGCGAGGCCGCTCGGCGTGCTGGAGCATGTCGCCGTGCAGAGTGAGGCGCTTGAGGCTGgtgaggagaggcggagccgggagagcagggcatcccgcccgagagagaggagcgactatgccacagcgactgggctgcctcggctttcttggaccctagctgTGCGGGACACAGCAGGAGAGGAGGCTATAGTTCGGTTCGAGCCCGCcaggacagacccagcagagatcacagggccg TGTGTACACTTGGCTTGCATTCTGATTCTGTCCCGAAATATGTCACAGGCCCCGATAgaatgg GCGAGCATGCCCAAATTGCTGGCCAGTTCACTCAATATTTCCCGGGGCTTGGCGAATACCATCCTGGAGGGCGGCCAATTGAAAATCATGCGGTTGATCAAAATGTACAGCCCGGACGGCGATTTGGCTAGTGATGATGCTCAGGCGCGTCGCCGCTTTGCCTTGGTGATCTGCTTGCTGGCCGCCTACTTGCTTGTGCCGGCCGACGGGCGGGTCAGCCCTTCactggtgagcgttgctgcacagATGGGGGCGCGAAGGAACGTGGTCCCTCTGGTCCTGGCCGAAactctcttgg TTGTGGCTGTCAGACAAGTTGAATCTCTTGCATCCTCCGGTAGCgggctggaatctctttccgaagaggatccatcaaagggagatgcggtatcTGGACATGGACATAGAAGGCTGGTATGcgttcatgcagcaaatgcagcctga